A single genomic interval of Flammeovirga agarivorans harbors:
- a CDS encoding T9SS type A sorting domain-containing protein: MKTKQLLFFKLIFFIIYFLPLDKAFGTYNYDNNSIYPSATSSAVRDIYSRNGTYTLEATDAFSLNSNGVGSYTNAQSGDVLHILKDSYYTITQDNHLFSKVIIEEGGTLRVGKTTGHNFTIIEGTGILFLSGDSDQIINLPQGDGKLTEEGFYQYNTLTGKGGTVVFEGDQDIQVDATVNELSNIIVNIGETNTLFLQSITLNGNLMINKGIVSFGSFNDSDQWNLGAAQNLTIFQDLSISSAAQFIQNSNDNTFNHSIESYGNITIDGNVTLPNVNLKALNQEIDQNEKASQLFLFNEYTTFRYLNINKPITSTLKLEASSNGMLTLNTDGYALDLQSGTLEIGKGISYDLSGANYTIPTGSEVIVSNGGELIKSGVNAFYLEGKLSVQGGLVDIQTVVPSGITLREKGILEVNNGTLKAVAIRPTIASAISLHRGSFVQNGGTVILGKNAQGIQSFHTLNLPFADNSFEVHNGGILNVYAQSGWGIHIGSDPENVKVDGGEINIYVAETPNDFDPNVATPDYPTFIVNSSSPLYDVASYYQKSDSDSYTNYGRVKLDTASFFNGDKTIISSEANHLEIKGSLSLNTYFDGNNKDLFIYKDLHLNILDAIVYTGTLRSTNESKYFKSTVNWLNFVGNENSILNINYEVEEDIKADLTNISFGNFRINKDSRDVKVTLQADPSFSISVNTEANFANTPVDKVGHGLIPKDKNGNPVNGTDGSGYDKGERFEDYSNLVDFEGDFELLEGTFDHRNYSVRMFREGAQVKNYGVFGLYSGQSSLEDTEGTFGVQALLKFREGDITLETSQNSEFGNVRIFLEDHTLSLTSDVKINRIQYVSGTVDLSNHQLTIDRMRFDRSLNSYCKDLSDPDYDPACIAEKVPTFGISKLVKGSESWKTINYHNFFVTDGKPSSGGLKIKVDNFDRLHKMLTRIYTDEKSYHFTNNSNYIAQAITTSNSRELWRSLLFPVGIKDNGNLYYTPALLHLENGPVEITNTGYVSVRPALGILPTAGSDPSNELLNIYWNVEKHDFTNNTALPKVNWFFSISNDFASGNNPFTQSGNNLTKMDLEDRVPGKVLNGDDYIRQINNDVISAYQRKGFAAPTYNSDNHIVSGHIQQNVLLQSEYDNGSAFNPSSTDEDKVYAGKLVFEFEKDYDATNGRFYLENANYTVGPESAFNGYPGIYVYQNKLSESGGKYSYHYNDGEGSNTWDNILNWYVLEESSQTLSQAYTIPSLNDVAILGTEEKYTIVSGAMTETVPSTTKSFTTSYEGVDIELAQLIFNHSTLRRSALKIKGADLKIGKVVGSGEIELDFGADKEDTFYRPQLIGDFGDWAANEKSILKITLPKELKDDDDPSLGYNRVDIGTQRLTEIELYDLPKLPYVEIHSGAGYFTEDLRAYQLDIYSNATVLVRADYENGDITADNNIRLNNNGALIFQKGGNFDRTVKTGGIISTLTTYNNGNNERNYNHIYVEQGEISTGTPRQHQLYVSGNIALADIVNFDLFGAGNDLWTPYIIGNNQQVDFEYDPENIPQVIADSANVSKVSLYFDGETDGKLTHADNEYRILPEFYDIVMNKSKSTKFTIERGFNLAKHSQGNKAEKPLQLVSGELKFDLKLLTDQAVLGNPTDQNLNIDVNTGGEEFYIASDAKLTLGNASTISVSSIEEMGGGILLDGTLEVIDGGVARVYNGSQTSNNYISYGSSGSARINILEGAALIVGSQLRRQLSSERGTITLYQEGGKIEIGGQDIPDELRGRAILEIVDEGAIQLNYDVTTLDGNLNYFKLKGSESYDSNQVSLLFTPNSPSLSYFFKDNTITTPSRFIIEGVSGKDFMINSSLPLGNTDIINGHVGVITNDLSFYGNLMINEDVIFNQHEMNISFYGNIYNSGTYTGNSKTANFIGGKPQYLGDYNAVNSGKKGSYNFGHVHLNGSNTDLVVQYGKQQNNADGVTVEGNLVIEGEADIVLDIPLSLERNLLIHEGSSIEGTSAIAFEGTELQELYSENGVIENLIINNEHDVHIQDPNNETLFLKLSINGDLTLAKGNLVIDENSLYLGEQANILGSGNGNNRGEFNASRMLVLSDRNRDGGVIKFIEAGDTNNFCLPVGVLGKYTPIAIDLSSNVIDETIGIEIKLLNEKPVKAYRSLVYNNSEWVNNPVSFENSDILNYAWYMDIVKTDGTKFNYDQLPTLDFDVTFYYDVNDVENDESKYLPAISIGSGFKNFTTDEVNTTDHSAKILINNTLIEYFDNINGVNEFSALIAVGDPDHIASTVPIYRSKNVAVSPTEENWDDASIWEVNLIGGHNSDEEGNNAWLNTTSYPDGGPIVIIQRGTKVKLDLETVISELIIEGNNDSYPAGEFIVESNTDKSDVNNSIVGNISGQGILVMRTDNILDDNWTEFLTINNGSLVLEKNDFQDNYFFHGGLFNESDITDMPNNKLIAISAINATTSGIYSLQTKAADVEAKQSYPVYHLKNNIMIGEGGVTVNEYSALVVGDDGVNITMETSTLNLKSNSTLALAGGSKIVVNGTFNVESGTRIYSYSNSSGVERILEFKEDINIISGVDLSEDAFTFALTGNGQQQMINANITGSNSLRKLVIDNNYNEKLNNQAAVHLLQEINVNDLELIDGILDVKNGLLNHIGDIAIEPDDMMNTMESYIVGLAKFRVPSDHKENTFFPVGTIQEFHPIGIGRHEVRPGAGDDNFSKNFPGSYITWEVGFTSGAADLLIPDNSINDVYEGYWELNPINLSASEKFTTTVNFIYTGKLDKKGASVEDLRILHQDIDNINNINSNWNFITGDLDTEPEDITTSGSNNIVQSQPITFNHSSNSSVRWSSNTRTMTEISTPSNEDNVITVASLGEDLPIELSHFTASAKEGKVYLAWQTLTEINNKGFAIYRTKDGKNYEKVGFVEGYGNSNVKLDYSFVDEAPYSGISYYRLIQSDFDGRSESFGPVEVTIGNNGPREITENAVVIYPNPSNGEDVNMELYQMEGIIEINLINNEGKILSTERINTDYSRKMLIKTSSLKSGIYFIKVVNGFDRIVKKLIVQ, encoded by the coding sequence ATGAAAACAAAACAACTACTTTTCTTCAAGCTAATATTTTTCATTATTTATTTTTTACCACTAGACAAAGCTTTTGGTACTTACAACTATGATAATAATTCGATTTACCCCTCAGCAACGTCTTCTGCTGTTAGAGATATTTACTCTAGGAATGGCACTTATACTTTGGAAGCAACAGATGCTTTTTCATTAAACTCTAATGGAGTAGGAAGTTATACTAATGCACAAAGTGGAGATGTATTGCATATCCTTAAAGATTCTTATTATACAATCACCCAAGACAATCATCTTTTTTCTAAAGTAATTATAGAAGAAGGAGGAACGTTAAGAGTTGGAAAAACTACCGGGCATAATTTTACCATAATTGAAGGAACAGGAATTTTATTTCTTAGTGGTGATAGTGATCAAATAATAAATCTTCCACAAGGTGATGGAAAGCTGACTGAAGAGGGGTTCTATCAATATAACACCTTAACAGGAAAAGGAGGAACTGTAGTTTTTGAAGGAGATCAAGATATACAAGTTGATGCTACAGTAAATGAATTGAGTAACATTATCGTCAATATTGGAGAAACAAATACTTTATTCCTACAAAGTATTACACTAAATGGAAATTTGATGATCAATAAAGGGATTGTTAGTTTTGGTTCCTTTAATGATTCTGACCAATGGAATTTAGGAGCAGCTCAAAACCTTACAATATTTCAGGACTTAAGTATATCATCAGCGGCTCAGTTTATTCAAAACTCGAATGATAACACTTTTAATCACTCTATTGAATCATATGGAAATATAACAATAGATGGTAATGTGACGTTACCCAATGTCAATCTAAAAGCATTGAATCAAGAAATAGATCAGAACGAGAAAGCTAGTCAATTATTTCTATTTAATGAGTATACTACATTTCGTTATTTAAATATCAACAAGCCTATTACCTCTACTTTAAAACTTGAAGCAAGTAGTAATGGAATGCTAACGTTAAATACTGATGGGTATGCCTTAGACTTACAATCTGGTACTTTAGAGATTGGTAAAGGGATTTCTTATGATTTATCAGGGGCAAATTATACAATACCCACAGGAAGTGAGGTGATTGTGTCAAATGGAGGAGAATTAATTAAGTCAGGAGTAAATGCTTTTTACCTAGAAGGTAAACTTAGCGTACAAGGTGGACTGGTAGATATTCAGACTGTTGTTCCGAGTGGAATTACATTAAGAGAAAAAGGAATACTGGAAGTAAATAATGGCACCTTAAAAGCCGTAGCCATTCGACCTACTATTGCTTCAGCAATCTCTTTGCATAGAGGTTCATTTGTGCAGAACGGAGGCACAGTAATATTGGGTAAAAATGCCCAAGGTATACAGAGTTTCCATACCTTAAATTTACCGTTTGCAGACAATTCATTCGAAGTTCATAATGGTGGTATTCTTAATGTGTATGCTCAATCTGGGTGGGGGATTCATATCGGTTCAGATCCAGAAAATGTAAAAGTGGATGGTGGGGAAATCAATATCTATGTGGCAGAAACGCCGAATGATTTCGATCCTAATGTTGCTACTCCAGATTATCCAACGTTTATTGTCAATTCGAGTTCTCCGTTATATGATGTTGCTTCATATTACCAAAAAAGTGATTCAGATAGCTATACAAATTATGGCAGAGTAAAATTAGATACTGCTTCATTTTTTAATGGAGACAAGACGATTATATCTTCAGAGGCGAACCATTTAGAAATAAAAGGATCTCTATCTTTAAATACTTACTTCGATGGTAATAACAAAGACTTATTTATCTATAAAGATCTTCACCTTAATATTTTAGATGCCATTGTATATACTGGGACATTAAGGTCAACCAATGAATCAAAGTACTTTAAGTCAACTGTCAATTGGTTAAATTTTGTAGGGAATGAAAACTCAATTCTAAATATTAATTATGAAGTTGAGGAAGATATAAAGGCTGATCTAACGAACATATCTTTTGGAAATTTCAGAATAAATAAAGATTCTCGTGATGTAAAAGTGACTTTACAAGCAGACCCTAGTTTTTCTATATCTGTCAATACTGAAGCTAATTTTGCGAATACGCCGGTAGATAAAGTAGGACATGGATTAATCCCGAAAGATAAAAATGGAAACCCTGTTAATGGAACGGATGGCTCAGGTTATGATAAAGGAGAGCGATTCGAAGATTACTCTAACCTCGTAGATTTTGAAGGAGATTTTGAACTTTTAGAAGGTACTTTCGACCATAGAAATTATTCAGTAAGGATGTTTAGAGAAGGTGCACAAGTTAAAAATTATGGTGTTTTTGGCCTCTACTCAGGTCAATCTTCATTAGAGGATACAGAAGGAACATTTGGTGTGCAGGCGCTCTTAAAATTTAGGGAGGGAGACATCACTTTGGAAACGAGTCAGAACTCAGAATTTGGGAATGTAAGAATCTTTTTAGAAGATCATACTTTATCATTAACCAGTGATGTTAAAATAAATAGGATACAGTATGTATCAGGTACTGTAGACCTATCAAATCATCAGTTGACTATTGACAGAATGAGGTTCGATCGTTCATTGAATAGCTATTGTAAAGACCTTAGTGATCCAGATTATGATCCTGCTTGTATCGCTGAAAAAGTACCAACCTTTGGTATTTCTAAATTAGTAAAAGGTAGTGAAAGCTGGAAAACGATCAATTATCATAATTTCTTTGTGACGGATGGGAAACCTTCCAGTGGTGGTTTAAAAATTAAAGTAGATAATTTTGATCGACTCCATAAGATGTTGACAAGGATCTATACTGATGAGAAATCATATCACTTCACGAATAATTCAAATTATATTGCTCAAGCGATTACTACATCAAATAGTCGAGAGTTATGGCGTTCTTTATTATTTCCTGTAGGAATAAAAGACAATGGAAATCTCTATTACACTCCAGCTTTATTGCATCTAGAAAATGGCCCTGTAGAGATTACGAATACAGGGTATGTTTCTGTACGACCTGCTTTGGGTATTCTTCCAACAGCTGGTAGTGATCCATCCAATGAGTTGTTAAATATCTATTGGAATGTAGAAAAGCATGATTTTACAAATAATACAGCACTACCAAAAGTCAATTGGTTCTTTAGTATTTCAAATGATTTTGCTTCTGGGAACAATCCATTTACACAATCTGGAAACAACTTAACCAAAATGGATCTTGAAGATAGAGTACCAGGAAAAGTATTGAACGGAGATGACTATATCAGACAAATCAACAATGATGTTATAAGTGCCTATCAAAGAAAAGGGTTTGCTGCTCCAACTTATAATAGTGATAATCATATCGTCTCAGGGCATATTCAGCAAAATGTACTTTTGCAATCAGAATATGATAACGGAAGTGCGTTTAATCCATCATCAACAGATGAAGATAAGGTGTATGCGGGTAAGTTAGTCTTCGAGTTTGAAAAAGATTATGATGCTACGAATGGACGATTTTACTTAGAAAATGCAAATTATACTGTAGGTCCTGAATCTGCTTTTAATGGATATCCGGGGATATACGTTTATCAGAATAAACTATCTGAAAGTGGTGGAAAATATAGTTATCATTATAATGATGGAGAAGGGAGTAATACTTGGGACAATATTTTAAATTGGTATGTATTAGAAGAATCATCACAGACTTTATCACAAGCATATACTATCCCAAGTTTAAATGACGTAGCCATCTTGGGAACAGAAGAAAAGTACACTATTGTTAGTGGAGCAATGACAGAAACAGTTCCAAGTACAACAAAAAGTTTCACCACAAGCTATGAAGGCGTTGATATCGAATTAGCACAATTGATTTTCAATCATTCTACTTTAAGAAGAAGTGCCTTGAAAATTAAAGGAGCGGATTTAAAAATCGGAAAAGTGGTTGGCTCTGGAGAAATTGAACTGGACTTTGGAGCAGATAAAGAAGATACTTTCTATCGTCCACAATTAATAGGAGATTTTGGAGACTGGGCAGCCAACGAAAAAAGTATTCTTAAAATTACTCTGCCTAAAGAATTAAAAGATGATGATGATCCTAGTTTAGGGTACAATAGAGTAGATATTGGTACGCAACGCTTGACAGAAATTGAATTGTATGATTTGCCAAAACTTCCATATGTTGAGATTCACTCTGGTGCAGGATATTTTACTGAGGATTTACGAGCATATCAACTTGATATTTATTCTAACGCCACTGTACTTGTAAGAGCAGATTATGAAAATGGAGATATTACCGCTGATAATAATATTCGTTTAAATAATAATGGTGCATTGATTTTCCAAAAGGGAGGAAACTTTGATAGAACAGTAAAAACTGGTGGAATTATCAGTACACTTACAACGTATAACAATGGTAATAACGAGAGAAACTACAATCATATTTATGTTGAACAGGGAGAAATAAGTACTGGAACACCTCGTCAACATCAGTTATATGTTTCTGGGAATATTGCTTTAGCAGATATTGTAAATTTTGATTTATTTGGAGCAGGGAATGATTTATGGACACCTTACATTATAGGAAACAATCAGCAGGTAGATTTTGAATATGATCCTGAAAATATTCCTCAAGTGATAGCTGATTCCGCTAATGTATCGAAGGTGAGTTTATATTTTGATGGAGAGACCGACGGAAAACTAACACATGCTGATAATGAATATAGGATTCTTCCTGAATTCTATGATATCGTGATGAATAAGTCGAAATCCACCAAGTTTACTATTGAAAGAGGGTTTAATTTAGCAAAACATAGTCAGGGTAATAAAGCAGAAAAACCACTTCAATTAGTTAGTGGGGAGCTAAAATTTGATCTTAAATTATTGACAGATCAAGCTGTTTTGGGAAATCCAACGGATCAAAACCTAAATATTGATGTCAACACAGGTGGAGAAGAATTTTATATAGCCTCAGATGCAAAATTGACGCTTGGTAATGCATCGACAATTTCTGTTTCCTCTATAGAAGAAATGGGTGGAGGTATTTTATTAGACGGAACATTGGAAGTCATTGATGGTGGAGTGGCAAGGGTATACAATGGAAGTCAAACTAGTAATAATTATATTAGTTATGGTAGTTCTGGATCTGCAAGAATTAATATTTTGGAAGGAGCTGCGTTGATAGTAGGTTCACAATTACGACGACAATTGTCAAGTGAGAGAGGTACGATTACCCTTTATCAAGAAGGTGGGAAAATTGAAATTGGTGGACAAGATATTCCTGATGAATTAAGGGGTAGAGCTATTTTAGAGATAGTCGATGAAGGAGCTATTCAACTTAACTATGATGTAACAACCTTAGATGGAAATCTGAATTACTTCAAACTAAAAGGTTCAGAATCATATGATTCAAATCAAGTGAGTTTATTGTTTACTCCGAATTCTCCATCTTTAAGTTATTTCTTTAAAGACAATACGATAACGACTCCATCTAGATTTATTATTGAAGGAGTTTCGGGGAAAGATTTTATGATCAATTCTTCTCTTCCTTTAGGAAATACAGATATTATCAATGGGCATGTAGGGGTTATCACTAATGACCTTTCTTTCTATGGTAATTTGATGATCAATGAAGATGTAATCTTTAATCAGCATGAAATGAATATTTCTTTTTATGGGAATATTTATAATAGTGGTACTTACACTGGCAATAGTAAAACAGCCAATTTTATTGGAGGAAAGCCACAATACTTAGGTGATTACAATGCTGTAAATTCAGGGAAAAAAGGGAGTTATAACTTTGGTCATGTTCACCTAAACGGATCAAATACAGACTTAGTAGTTCAATATGGAAAACAACAGAATAATGCAGATGGGGTAACTGTTGAAGGGAACTTAGTAATAGAAGGAGAGGCGGATATAGTATTGGATATTCCTCTAAGCTTGGAAAGAAACCTATTAATTCATGAAGGATCTTCAATAGAAGGAACTTCTGCAATTGCTTTTGAAGGTACAGAATTACAGGAACTTTATTCCGAGAATGGAGTGATAGAAAACTTGATCATCAATAATGAACATGATGTACATATTCAAGACCCGAACAATGAAACATTGTTTTTAAAGTTGTCTATAAATGGTGATTTAACGTTGGCTAAAGGGAATTTAGTGATCGATGAAAACTCACTTTATCTCGGAGAACAGGCCAACATTTTAGGAAGTGGCAACGGAAATAATAGAGGTGAATTTAATGCCTCAAGAATGTTGGTATTATCTGATAGAAATAGAGATGGTGGAGTGATCAAATTTATTGAAGCAGGTGATACGAATAACTTTTGTCTTCCAGTTGGTGTGTTAGGTAAATATACACCCATTGCCATCGACTTATCTTCCAATGTTATTGATGAAACGATAGGTATTGAGATAAAGTTATTAAACGAGAAGCCTGTAAAAGCGTATAGATCATTGGTTTACAATAATTCAGAATGGGTGAATAATCCGGTGTCTTTTGAAAATTCGGATATTCTTAACTATGCTTGGTATATGGATATTGTAAAGACGGATGGTACAAAATTCAATTATGATCAATTACCGACTTTAGATTTTGATGTCACTTTCTATTATGATGTGAATGACGTAGAGAATGATGAATCTAAATATTTACCTGCTATTAGTATTGGTAGTGGTTTTAAGAACTTCACAACCGATGAGGTGAATACTACAGACCACTCGGCTAAGATTTTAATAAATAATACCTTAATAGAATACTTTGATAACATCAATGGTGTCAATGAGTTTAGTGCATTAATCGCTGTAGGTGATCCTGACCATATTGCTTCTACGGTACCTATTTATCGATCAAAAAATGTAGCAGTATCTCCAACGGAAGAAAATTGGGATGATGCTTCAATTTGGGAAGTGAATTTAATTGGCGGTCATAATAGCGATGAAGAGGGTAATAATGCCTGGTTAAACACTACATCTTATCCTGACGGTGGACCTATTGTTATTATCCAAAGAGGAACAAAAGTAAAATTAGACCTTGAAACGGTCATTTCCGAGTTAATTATTGAGGGGAACAACGATAGTTACCCTGCCGGTGAATTTATTGTGGAAAGTAACACTGATAAATCTGACGTAAATAACTCAATAGTAGGTAATATTTCTGGTCAGGGAATTCTTGTGATGAGAACAGATAATATTCTTGATGATAATTGGACAGAATTCTTAACTATCAATAATGGCAGTTTAGTACTGGAGAAGAATGATTTTCAAGATAATTATTTCTTTCATGGTGGATTATTTAATGAATCGGATATTACAGATATGCCAAATAATAAGTTGATTGCTATTTCCGCAATTAACGCAACTACATCCGGTATTTATTCTTTACAAACTAAAGCCGCTGATGTAGAGGCAAAACAATCCTACCCAGTATATCATTTAAAAAACAATATAATGATAGGAGAAGGGGGTGTTACCGTTAATGAATATTCAGCGTTAGTAGTAGGCGATGATGGAGTCAATATTACTATGGAGACATCCACACTGAACTTAAAATCAAATTCAACACTAGCGTTAGCTGGAGGCTCTAAAATAGTGGTGAATGGAACTTTCAATGTCGAAAGTGGTACTAGGATTTATTCTTATTCCAACAGTTCTGGAGTAGAACGAATTCTTGAGTTCAAAGAGGATATTAATATCATTTCTGGAGTAGATTTGTCCGAAGATGCATTCACATTTGCATTAACGGGCAATGGCCAACAACAAATGATCAATGCGAATATTACAGGTAGTAATAGCTTAAGAAAGCTAGTAATTGATAATAACTATAACGAAAAGCTAAACAACCAAGCAGCAGTACACCTTTTACAAGAGATAAATGTCAATGATTTAGAATTGATTGATGGTATTTTAGATGTAAAAAATGGATTATTAAACCATATCGGAGATATCGCTATAGAGCCTGATGATATGATGAATACAATGGAATCTTATATTGTTGGACTCGCAAAATTTAGGGTGCCAAGTGATCATAAAGAAAACACCTTTTTTCCGGTAGGTACCATTCAAGAATTCCACCCTATTGGTATTGGCAGACATGAGGTAAGACCGGGTGCAGGTGATGATAATTTTAGTAAGAACTTTCCCGGCAGTTATATCACTTGGGAAGTAGGTTTTACATCTGGAGCAGCTGATTTGTTGATTCCGGATAATAGTATCAATGATGTTTATGAAGGATATTGGGAATTAAACCCTATCAACCTTTCAGCTTCGGAGAAATTTACAACTACCGTCAATTTTATTTATACAGGGAAATTAGACAAGAAAGGGGCTTCAGTAGAAGATTTAAGAATCTTGCATCAAGATATTGACAACATCAATAATATAAATAGTAACTGGAACTTCATAACTGGCGATTTAGATACGGAGCCTGAAGATATTACCACTTCAGGTTCCAATAACATTGTTCAATCTCAGCCAATTACATTTAATCATTCTTCTAATTCTAGTGTTCGATGGAGTTCGAATACAAGGACAATGACAGAAATATCTACACCATCTAATGAAGATAATGTAATAACTGTAGCATCATTAGGGGAAGATTTACCAATTGAACTATCTCACTTTACTGCCTCGGCAAAAGAAGGAAAAGTGTATTTGGCTTGGCAAACACTTACAGAAATTAATAATAAAGGATTTGCCATTTATAGAACCAAGGATGGAAAAAATTATGAGAAGGTTGGATTTGTGGAAGGCTATGGCAATTCAAATGTAAAACTAGACTATAGTTTTGTGGATGAAGCTCCATACAGTGGTATTTCTTACTACCGATTAATTCAAAGTGATTTTGACGGAAGGTCTGAAAGCTTTGGTCCAGTTGAAGTGACGATAGGTAATAACGGTCCTCGAGAGATTACAGAAAATGCAGTGGTTATCTATCCTAATCCTTCGAATGGTGAAGATGTAAATATGGAGTTATATCAAATGGAAGGAATCATCGAAATCAACCTAATAAATAATGAAGGTAAAATATTATCCACAGAGAGAATAAATACAGATTATTCAAGAAAGATGCTGATTAAAACATCTTCATTGAAGTCGGGCATCTACTTTATAAAAGTAGTCAATGGCTTTGATAGAATCGTGAAGAAGTTGATCGTTCAATAA